A stretch of the Tachysurus fulvidraco isolate hzauxx_2018 chromosome 18, HZAU_PFXX_2.0, whole genome shotgun sequence genome encodes the following:
- the ednrba gene encoding endothelin receptor Ba, protein MNTSETKLVFCALVMLLLSCTEAKDLNITVARYARAPPPMCTGPTEIRDAFKYINAAVSCVVFVAGLVGNSALLRIIYANERMRNGPNLLIASLALGDLVHIVIGIPINVYKLLAEDWPFGVGVCKLVPFVQKASVGITVLSLCALSIDRYRAVASWSRIKGIGVPRCTTIEIILIWLLSIILAVPEIIAFDMITMDYKGDHLRICLLHPLQKSQVMKFYKLAKDWWLFSFYFCMPLACTAIFYSLMTCEMLRRKDSVQIALNDHLKHRREVAKTVFCLVLVFALCWLPLHLSRILKLTLYNEDDPNRCELLSFFLVLDYIGINMASVNSCINPIALYIVSKRFKSCFKSCLCCWCLPPEVLAVDEQPSCMKLKSAERGSEAAAAEPKNIICNSHLLTLNRCLEVYSVVPQTERGMISSCLTVKAHL, encoded by the exons atgaatacatcGGAGACTAAGTTGGTATTTTGTGCGCTGGTGATGCTGCTGTTATCCTGCACAGAAGCCAAGGACCTGAACATCACGGTTGCGCGGTATGCGCGCGCGCCGCCGCCCATGTGCACCGGACCCACAGAGATTCGGGACGCGTTTAAGTACATAAACGCTGCCGTGTCGTGTGTCGTGTTCGTAGCTGGGCTCGTGGGGAACTCCGCACTACTGCGCATCATCTACGCAAATGAGCGCATGCGCAACGGGCCTAACCTGCTCATCGCGAGCCTGGCGCTTGGTGACCTCGTGCACATCGTAATCGGCATCCCTATTAACGTGTACAAG CTTCTGGCTGAAGACTGGCCTTTTGGTGTTGGAGTCTGCAAACTGGTTCCTTTTGTGCAGAAGGCTTCTGTTGGCATCACAGTCTTGAGTTTGTGTGCATTAAGCATAGACAG ATACCGTGCGGTAGCATCGTGGAGCCGTATCAAAGGAATCGGAGTGCCCAGGTGCACGACCATTGAGATCATACTGATATGGTTGTTGTCCATCATTCTGGCAGTGCCTGAGATCATTGCCTTTGACATGATCACTATGGATTATAAAGGAGATCACTTGAGGATCTGCCTGCTGCATCCCCTGCAAAAGAGCCAGGTCATGAAg TTTTATAAGTTAGCAAAAGACTGGTGGCTCTTCAGCTTTTACTTCTGCATGCCACTGGCCTGCACCGCCATCTTCTACTCCCTCATGACCTGTGAAATGCTGCGAAGGAAGGACAGCGTGCAGATTGCTCTGAACGATCACTTGAAACAC AGACGTGAGGTGGCCAAGACCGTGTTCTGCTTGGTGTTGGTCTTTGCTCTGTGCTGGTTGCCTCTGCACCTGAGCCGCATTCTCAAGCTCACCCTTTATAATGAGGACGATCCAAACCGCTGTGAGCTTCTGAG CTTCTTCCTGGTCCTTGATTACATTGGGATCAACATGGCTTCAGTGAACTCATGCATCAACCCTATAGCTTTATATATAGTCAGCAAACGGTTTAAGAGCTGCTTCAAG TCTTGCttgtgttgttggtgtttgcCTCCTGAGGTGTTAGCAGTGGATGAACAGCCGTCCTGCATGAAGCTCAAATCGGCAGAGCGCGGgtcagaagcagcagcagccgAGCCAAAGAATATTATTTGTAATTCACACTTGCTGACTTTGAATCGCTGCTTAGAAGTGTACTCTGTCGTGCCACAGACAGAGCGTGGAATGATTTCGTCTTGTCTAACGGTCAAAGCACATTTATAG